A genomic window from Diospyros lotus cultivar Yz01 chromosome 2, ASM1463336v1, whole genome shotgun sequence includes:
- the LOC127795228 gene encoding DNA-directed RNA polymerase II subunit RPB2 codes for MDLEEEYDPSYNEDEEEEITQEDAWAVISAYFEEKGLVRQQLDSFDEFIQNTMQEIVDESADIEIRPESQHNPGHQSDSAETIYRISFGQIYLSKPMMTESDGETATLFPKAARLRNLTYSAPLYVDVTKRVIKKGHDGEEVTETQDFTKVFIGKVPIMLRSNYCTLYENSEKDLTELGECPYDQGGYFIINGSEKVLIAQEKMSTNHVYVFKKRQPNKYAYVAEVRSMAESQNRPPSTMFVRMLSRASAKGGSSGQYIRATLPYIRTEIPIIIVFRALGFVADKDILEHICYDFSDTQMMELLRPSLEEAFVIQNQQVALDYIGKRGATVGVTREKRIKYAKEILQKEMLPHVGVGEYCETKKAYYFGYIIHRLLLCALGRRAEDDRDHYGNKRLDLAGPLLGGLFRMLFRKLTRDVKAYVQKCVDNGKDVNLQFAIKAKTITSGLKYSLATGNWGQANAAGTRAGVSQVLNRLTYASTLSHLRRLNSPIGREGKLAKPRQLHNSQWGMMCPAETPEGQACGLVKNLALMVYITVGSAAYPILEFLEEWGTENFEEISPAVIPQATKIFVNGCWVGIHRDPDMLVKTLRRLRRRVDVNTEVGVVRDIRLKELRIYTDYGRCSRPLFIVEKQRLLIKKKDIQALQQRETPEEGGWHDLVTKGFIEYIDTEEEETTMISMTINDLITARLNPEEAYSDTYTHCEIHPSLILGVCASIIPFPDHNQSPRNTYQSAMGKQAMGIYVTNYQFRMDTLAYVLYYPQKPLVTTRAMEHLHFRQLPAGINAIVAIACYSGYNQEDSVIMNQSSVDRGFFRSLFFRSYRDEEKKMGTLVKEDFGRPDRANTMGMRHGSYDKLDDDGLAPPGTRVSGEDVIIGKTTPISQEDAQGPAARYTRRDHSTSLRHSETGIVDQVLLTTNADGLRFVKVRVRSVRIPQIGDKFSSRHGQKGTVGMTYTQEDMPWTVEGITPDIIVNPHAIPSRMTIGQLIECIMGKVAAHVGKEGDATPFTDVTVDNISKALHKCGYQMRGFETMYNGHTGRRLTAMIFLGPTYYQRLKHMVDDKIHSRGRGPVQILTRQPAEGRSRDGGLRFGEMERDCMIAHGAAHFLKERLFDQSDAYRIHVCERCGLIAIANLKKNSFECRGCKNKTDIVQVHIPYACKLLFQELMSMAIAPRMLTKEIKPAKDQKKKAT; via the exons ATGGACTTGGAAGAAGAGTATGATCCATCCTACAACGAAGATGAGGAAGAGGAGATCACTCAGGAAGACGCGTGGGCTGTAATCAGTGCCTACTTTGAAGAGAAGGGACTGGTGCGGCAGCAGCTCGATTCCTTCGACGAGTTCATCCAGAATACGATGCAGGAAATCGTCGACGAGTCAGCCGACATCGAGATTCGACCCGAGTCCCAGCACAACCCCGGCCACCAGTCCGATTCGGCCGAG ACCATCTATAGGATCAGTTTTGGTCAGATATATTTGAGTAAGCCCATGATGACGGAGTCAGATGGAGAGACTGCAACTTTGTTTCCCAAGGCTGCGAGGTTGAGGAATCTGACATACTCAGCACCCTTGTATGTGGATGTCACAAAGAGGGTTATAAAGAAGGGACATGATGGCGAAGAGGTTACTGAAACTCAGGACTTCACTAAAGTCTTCATTGGGAAG GTTCCCATAATGCTCCGGTCCAATTACTGTACCTTATATGAGAATTCAGAGAAGGATTTGACTGAACTTGGAGAGTGCCCTTATGATCAAGGAGGGTACTTCATCATCAATGGCAGTGAAAAGGTTCTCATTGCTCAAGAGAAGATGAGCACGAATCATGTCTATGTGTTTAAGAAGAGGCAACCAAATAAGTATGCCTATGTAGCAGAAGTTCGGTCAATGGCAGAGTCGCAAAACCGGCCGCCCAGTACCATGTTTGTGCGGATGCTCTCTCGAGCTAGTGCCAAAGGG GGCTCTTCTGGCCAGTATATTCGTGCCACACTTCCATATATTCGAACAGAGATACCTATTATTATTGTGTTCCGTGCTCTTGGCTTTGTTGCTGATAAAGACATATTAGAACAtatatgttatgatttttctgATACTCAGATGATGGAGTTGCTGCGACCCTCCTTGGAAGAAGCATTTGTCATACAAAATCAACAG GTTGCACTAGATTACATTGGGAAACGAGGGGCCACAGTTGGTGTCACAAGGGAAAAGAGAATTAA ATATGCCAAAGAGATCCTTCAAAAGGAAATGCTTCCTCATGTTGGGGTTGGAGAATATTGTGAGACGAAAAAAGCTTACTATTTTGG ATACATCATCCACAGACTTCTGCTGTGTGCACTTGGACGGAGGGCAGAGGATGATAGAGATCACTATGGCAATAAGAGACTGGATCTTGCTGGCCCTTTGCTCGGTGGACTGTTTCGAATG CTATTCAGAAAGCTAACCAGAGATGTCAAAGCTTATGTCCAAAAG TGTGTTGATAATGGGAAAGACGTTAATCTTCAATTTGCGATCAAGGCAAAAACAATTACCAGCGGCCTCAAATATTCACTTGCAACTGGGAACTGGGGACAGGCAAATGCAGCTGGTACAAGAGCTGGTGTTTCACAG GTGTTGAATCGGTTGACTTATGCCTCCACTTTGTCGCACTTACGAAGATTAAATTCACCAATAGGGCGTGAAG GGAAATTGGCGAAACCACGTCAATTGCACAATTCTCAGTGGGGCATGATGTGTCCTGCTGAAACACCGGAAGGACAA GCATGTGGGCTGGTAAAGAATCTTGCATTGATGGTGTATATAACAGTTGGATCAGCTGCATATCCCATTTTGGAATTCCTGGAAGAATGGGGTACCGagaattttgag GAAATTTCTCCTGCGGTGATTCCCCAAGctacaaaaatatttgttaatggTTGCTGGGTCGGCATTCATCGTGATCCTGACATGTTAGTGAAGACACTAAGACGACTGAGGCGACGG GTTGACGTTAATACTGAAGTGGGAGTTGTTAGAGATATCCGCTTGAAAGAACTGCGAATCTATACTGATTATGGGCGTTGCAGTCGTCCTTTATTTATTGTGGAGAAACAACGACTTctaataaagaagaaagacattCAGGCATTGCAACAAAGG GAAACCCCCGAAGAAGGTGGCTGGCATGACCTTGTTACAAAGGGATTCATAGAATACATTGATACAGAAGAAGAGGAGACTACCATGATTTCCATGACTATAAAT GATCTCATCACTGCAAGGCTCAATCCAGAGGAGGCCTATTCAGATACTTACACCCATTGTGAAATCCACCCATCATTGATTTTAGGTGTATGTGCGTCAATTATTCCATTCCCTGACCATAACCAG TCTCCGCGTAATACATATCAATCTGCAATGGGCAAGCAGGCCATGGGTATATATGTCACCAACTACCAGTTCAGAATG GATACCTTGGCCTATGTGCTCTACTATCCACAGAAGCCACTTGTTACTACTAGAGCCATGGAGCACCTTCATTTCAGGCAGCTTCCTGCCGGAATT AATGCAATCGTTGCCATTGCTTGCTATTCTGGGTATAACCAAGAAGACTCTGTCATCATGAACCAATCGTCAGTAGACCGAGGGTTTTTTAGATCACTTTTCTTCCGTTCTTACAG ggatgaggagaagaagatgggaaCACTTGTTAAAGAGGATTTTGGTCGTCCAGATAGAGCGAACACCATG GGGATGCGGCATGGTTCGTATGATAAATTAGATGATGATGGTCTTGCACCTCCT GGGACAAGAGTTTCAGGGGAAGATGTGATAATTGGGAAGACAACTCCAATCTCTCAGGAGGATGCGCAGGGTCCAGCTGCACGTTACACACGCCGCGATCATAGCACAAGCTTGCGCCACAGTGAAACCGGGATAGTAGATCAG GTTTTACTAACAACAAATGCGGATGGGTTGAGATTTGTGAAAGTAAGGGTCAGATCAGTGAGGATACCTCAGATTGGGGACAAGTTTAGCAGTAGGCATGGGCAGAAAGGAACAGTTGGAATGACATACACACAAGAAGACATGCCGTGGACTGTGGAAGGAATCACCCCAGATATTATTGTGAATCCCCATGCTATTCCTTCCCGGATGACAATTGGGCAGCTTATTGAGTGTATCATGGGTAAGGTTGCTGCTCACGTGGGAAAGGAAGGGGATGCGACTCCTTTTACAGATGTCACA GTCGACAACATCAGCAAAGCTCTTCATAAATGTGGGTATCAAATGCGTGGGTTTGAGACCATGTATAATGGTCACACAGGGCGCCGGTTAACAGCTATGATATTCCTTGGTCCCACATACTATCAGAGACTGAAGCATATGGTCGATGACAAGATCCATTCGCGTGGACGCGGTCCTGTACAGATCCTTACAAGACAGCCCGCCGAGGGACGTTCTCGTGATGGTGGACTCCGATTTGGGGAGATGGAAAGGGATTGCATGATTGCACATGGCGCTGCTCACTTTCTCAAAGAAAGGTTGTTCGACCAAAGTGATGCGTATAGAATTCATGTTTGTGAGCGTTGTGGGTTGATAGCCATTGCAAACCTCAAGAAGAATTCTTTCGAGTGCAGAGGTTGCAAGAACAAAACTGATATTGTTCAG GTTCACATTCCATATGCCTGTAAGTTGCTTTTCCAAGAGCTAATGTCTATGGCTATAGCGCCAAGAATGTTAACAAAGGAGATTAAACCAGCCAAGGACCAGAAGAAGAAAGCAACTTGA